The following proteins are co-located in the Castanea sativa cultivar Marrone di Chiusa Pesio chromosome 8, ASM4071231v1 genome:
- the LOC142608164 gene encoding protein ADP-ribosyltransferase PARP3: MKVHETRSHARASGEEEKVITRKQKAESKEHEAEQSPKKLWSENENGQPSGKNAAEIAAELEEFCKAIKEHLSIQQMREILEANGEDFSGPDSAIVSKCQDLLFYGVLEKCPVCNSNLEYIGTRYSCRGFYSEWSSCTFSTNDPPRKQEQIKLPDSVLNSPVSDLLKNYQDPSRRLHRDLVTTDKPFTGMMISLMGRLSRTHDYWRKEVEKHGGKVANSVIGATCLVVSPAERERGGTSKLVEAMERGIRVVSEAWLVDSIQKKEAQPLEAYDVVSDLSVEGKGIPWDKQDPSEEALKSFSAELKLYGKRGVYKDSKLQEQGGEIFEKDGILYNCAFSLCDLGHGLNDYCVMQLITVPERGLHLYYKKGRVGDDPNAEERLKQWEDVENAVKEYVRLFEEITGNEFEPWEREKKFQKKLLKFFPIDMDDGIEVRHGGLALRQLGVAVTHCKLEPLVANFMKVLCSQEIYKYALMEIGHDPPDLPIGMVTDFHLKRCQEVLLEFIEKVKSMKETGLKAEAVWSDFSQRWFTLMHSTRPFIFQDFQELADDAAATLETVRDITVASHLIGDMSGSTIDDPLSDQYKKLGCSISPLDKDSEDYNMILNYLQKTYEPVKVGDIEYGASIDNIFAVETNVHPSYDEIKKLPNKVLLWCGTRTSNLLRHLHKGFLPSICHLPVPGYMFGRAIICSDAAAEAARYGFTAVDRPEGFLVLAIASLGDQITELKSPPEDSKSLENQKHGVKGLGRKKTDESEHFVWKDDIKVPCGRLVPSKHNDSPLEYNKYATYDPKQVSMRFLVGMKYEKKGVVMETKE; the protein is encoded by the exons ATGAAG GTTCACGAGACAAGGTCTCATGCTCGTGCGTCTGGTGAGGAAGAAAAGGTGATAACAAGGAAGCAGAAGGCAGAGAGCAAGGAACATGAAGCAGAGCAGTCTCCAAAGAAGCTCTGGTCTGAAAATGAAAACGGCCAGCCTAGTGGAAAAAATGCGGCCGAGATAGCCGCGGAGTTGGAAGAATTCTGTAAAGCCATTAAAGAGCATCTCTCTATCCAACAAATGCGTGAAATACTGGAAGCTAATGGCGAAGACTTCTCCGGCCCTGATAGTGCTATTGTCTCTAAATG CCAAGATTTGCTGTTTTATGGGGTGTTGGAGAAATGCCCAGTTTGCAACAGCAATTTGGAGTACATCGGTACACGCTATTCTTGCAGAGGATTTTATAGTGAGTGGTCTTCTTGCACGTTCAGCACCAATGATCCTCCAAGGAAACAAGAACAAATCAAATTACCAGATTCTGTTCTCAATTCTCCTGTTTCAGAT TTACTAAAGAACTATCAGGATCCAAGTCGCCGGCTTCACAGGGATTTAGTCACCACAGATAAACCTTTTACAGGAATGATGATCTCTCTTATGGGCCGTCTTTCTCGAACACAT GATTATTGGAGAAAAGAGGTTGAAAAACATGGAGGGAAAGTTGCCAACTCAGTCATTG GTGCGACTTGTCTTGTTGTCTCTCCAGCTGAAAGAGAGCGTGGTGGCACCTCTAAACTTGTGGAAGCAAT GGAGAGAGGCATTCGTGTAGTGAGTGAAGCTTGGTTGGTAGATAGTATTCAGAAAAAAGAAGCCCAACCCTTAGAAGCTTATGATGTTGTCAGTGATCTCTCGGTAGAAGGGAAAGGAATTCCATGGGATAAACAAGATCCTAGTGAGGAGGCACTCAAATCATTCTCAGCAGAA CTAAAGCTTTATGGTAAGAGAGGAGTATACAAGGATTCCAAATTGCAGGAGCAAGGCGGAGAGATATTCGAAAAAGATGGGATACTGTACAATTGTGCCTTTTCTCTTTGTGACTTAGGGCATGGACTGAATGA CTATTGTGTGATGCAACTGATCACAGTGCCAGAGCGCGGCTTGCATCTGTACTATAAGAAAGGTAGAGTGGGTGATGATCCAAACGCAGAGGAGAGGCTCAAACAGTGGGAAGATGTGGAAAATGCCGTGAAAGAGTATGTGAGGCTCTTTGAGGAAATAACTGGAAATGAATTTGAGCCCtgggaaagagagaagaagttCCAGAAGAAGCTACTGAAATTTTTTCCAATAGACATG GATGATGGAATTGAAGTGAGACATGGAGGTCTTGCACTTCGCCAGCTAGGAGTTGCTGTCACACACTGCAAACTTGAGCCTTTGGTTGCCAATTTCATGAAGGTTTTGTGCAGTCAGGAGATATACAA GTATGCTCTGATGGAGATCGGACATGACCCCCCAGACCTACCAATAGGGATGGTCACTGATTTTCATTTGAAACGAT GCCAGGAGGTTCTCCTAGAGTTCATTGAAAAGGTGAAATCAATGAAAGAGACCGGGCTGAAGGCTGAGGCTGTTTGGTCAGATTTTAGCCAAAGATGGTTTACTCTGATGCACTCCACCAGGCCTTTCATCTTTCAGGACTTTCAAGAACTTGCAGATGAT GCTGCAGCTACACTAGAAACTGTTCGAGACATAACTGTGGCTTCACACCTTATAGGAGACATGAGTGGCTCAACCATTGATGATCCGTTGTCTGATCAATACAAGAAACTGGGATGCTCAATTTCGCCACTTGATAAAGATTCTGAGGACTACAACATGATCCTGAACTATCTGCAGAAAACTTATGAACCTGTCAAAGTTGGAGATATC GAATATGGTGCGTCCATTGATAACATATTTGCTGTGGAAACAAATGTGCACCCTTCTTATGATGAAATAAAGAAGTTACCAAACAAAGTCCTTTTATGGTGTG GCACCCGCACCTCAAATTTATTGAGGCACTTGCATAAAGGATTTTTGCCATCAATATGTCATCTTCCTGTCCCGGGTTACATG TTTGGCAGGGCAATAATTTGTTCTGATGCTGCAGCAGAAGCTGCTAGATACGGGTTCACTGCTGTAGACAGGCCAGAAGGGTTCTTGGTCCTCGCAATTGCTTCTCTAGGAGATCAAATTACTGAGCTAAAGAGTCCACCTGAG gattccaaatccTTGGAAAACCAGAAGCATGGGGTGAAGGGTTTGGGTCGAAAGAAGACTGATGAATCAGAACACTTTGTTTggaaagatgatataaaagtaCCTTGTGGTCGCTTGGTTCCCTCAAAGCACAATGATAGCCCCCTTGAATACAATAAGTATGCTACTTACGATCCTAAACAG GTGAGCATGAGGTTCTTGGTGGGAATGAAGTATGAAAAGAAGGGTGTGGTGATGGAGACTAAGGAGTGA